A region from the Hylaeus volcanicus isolate JK05 chromosome 6, UHH_iyHylVolc1.0_haploid, whole genome shotgun sequence genome encodes:
- the LOC128878407 gene encoding BRCA2-interacting transcriptional repressor EMSY: MWSLRHETMTRDECRKYLRCLELDAYGSMVSVLRAQGPFTSEKQKLLQELAKVLHISNERHRAEVRRAVNDEKLATIAEQLNGPNTGTDWTIEGRRVIPLLPKLKARSAFTTLANSLSLATAVANRRNLLVPEKTEDAKAVRSESPVKQKVQEKLLNNNESTPNEDKFGDENVSNEATELDKSKDIHKLKNNSDVNEKCTMPEKRKCTSPLPAAIPSKVLVVSSNSIGTINHNIVHKGSSEDTQLSQMPINSLQHQNVTIIPLNINCGETITDSKQSVIHENSNNHPVVPPGNANAVIPVGTSITKSKGKVIAIQNKPSTKIGPAILMSNNTSCVPNNNLQPDTQDTSTEDILNSNVSSHNLEKTANTENSNLTVSSTKRVVPVIHSNVKSPVTRTITSSNPQRLITACPDKTVSNGPGPPQTKQTSTLTCKKLPTRFNNQTTTNMGVTLNSNKTVNISHHPNTKLASKTNVIVIQKGQTKGVTLSHAGKEVLEKVIVGGKNVRVTSQHNTSINVLPRHVSLNNTDQTVTMLSTTNSSHAELITSDTKSGNTIMFNLRQDVLEKNKSLTHLHESSNVLTSDSKTVIQNTHGHFSKEPNNSDLHAQDKEITVETDDIVTSVNNEIQRSV, encoded by the exons ATGTGGTCGCTGAGACATGAAACAATGACCCGTGATGAATGCAGAAAATATTTGCGATGTTTAG AGTTAGATGCTTATGGGAGTATGGTATCCGTCTTGCGTGCTCAGGGCCCTTTCACtagtgaaaaacaaaaattattacaagaaCTCGCTAAAGTTCTACATATTTCCAATGAAAGACATCGTGCAGAAGTGCGGAGAGCCGTGAATGATGAGAAACTAGCAACGATAGCAGAACA ATTAAATGGTCCAAACACTGGTACAGATTGGACTATCGAAGGTCGTCGTGTAATTCCACTTTTGCCAAAATTGAAGGCACGATCTGCTTTCACAACGCTAGCAAATAGCTTATCCCTTGCAACTGCAGTGGCAAATAGAAGGAATCTTCTAGTTCCTGAAAAAACAGAGGATGCAAAAG cTGTAAGAAGTGAATCTCCTGTGAAgcaaaaagtacaagaaaaattacttaaCAATAATGAATCTACACCTAATGAAGATAAGTTTGGCGATGAGAACGTTTCGAACGAG GCCACTGAATTGGATAAAAGCAAGGATATACATAAGCTAAAGAACAATTCTGATGTCAACGAAAAATGTACCATGcctgaaaaacgaaaatgtacTTCTCCACTCCCAGCAGCAATTCCAAGCAAG GTTTTGGTAGTGTCTTCGAACTCGATAGGAACAATAAATCATAATATCGTCCATAAAGGATCTTCCGAAGATACGCAGTTATCGCAAATGCCAATAAATTCACTGCAACACcaaaatgttacaataataCCACTTAATATTAATTGCGGAGAAACCATTACAG ATTCAAAACAGTCCGTGATAcatgaaaattccaataatcATCCGGTAGTTCCGCCCGGTAATGCGAATGCCGTGATCCCAGTGGGCACAAGTATTACGAAAAGTAAAGGAAAAGTAATTGCTATCCAAAATAAACCTAGTACAAAAATTGGGCCAGCAATTTTAATGTCCAATAATACATCATGTGTACCAAATAACAACCTGCAGCCTGATACACAAGATACATCGACAGAAGATATTTTAA ACTCGAACGTATCATCTCATAATTTAGAGAAGACAGCAAATACTGAGAATTCAAATCTAACTGTTAGCAGCACAAAACGTGTTGTACCCGTGATCCATTCTAATGTAAAATCCCCAGTAACTAGAACCATTACATCAA gtaATCCACAACGACTAATAACTGCATGTCCTGATAAAACTGTATCAAATGGACCAGGACCACCTCAAACTAAGCAAACGTCAACGTTAACTTGTAAAAAACTGCCTACAAGGTTTAATAATCAAACCACTACCAATATG GGTGTTACgttaaattctaataaaactgtaaatatatctCATCATCCCAATACGAAGTTAGCATCTAAAACGAACGTGATTGTTATACAGAAGGGTCAAACTAAAGGTGTAACTCTTTCTCACGCAGGAAAG gaagtgttggaaaaagtaattgtGGGTGGAAAAAATGTACGCGTTACGAGTCAACATAACACTTCTATTAATGTTTTACCGCGTCATGTTTCTCTAAACAATACAGATCAAACTGTAACTATGTTATCAACAACAAACTCATCTCATGCAGAACTTATAACATCTGATACAAAG TCTGGTAATACCATTATGTTCAATCTTCGACAAGATGTTTTGGAGAAGAATAAAAGTTTGACTCATCTTCATGAATCATCTAATGTTCTTACCTCAGATTCTAAGACTGTGATACAAAATACGCATGGCCATTTTTCGAAAGAACCAAATAACAGTGATTTACATGCACAAGATAAAGAGATAACTGTAGAAACCGATGATATAGTTACTTCTGTTAACAATGAGATACAACGGTCAGTTTGA
- the LOC128878401 gene encoding cartilage oligomeric matrix protein isoform X1: protein MRLIATIVVAVLLVTYFVDSSVTPDEDLTTSLQEAWSNDDFAITFSNIKSKNKASEAMVETLLAVKFGKYRTKMMLILDRRTKRVILESVHDDRHRTTEHINVDTLSTNTPLKNVIVIVHQSQPNARMHVYIDCVYQGALSLKKSFQELADNENSPLVEAFRERRSLVKVYPSTSVIDVPKQENCSNDLAYTDTSSNLPTNKESHESNLRSNDDWNQHAKDFNDHSPGIERSHATSNEKRYHRRSKDHAHDSDARSNIVTYQIDDFDNSDKFERSNRYDDVKESRRLNRDHHSTESRQSNRYNKRFSEDNRGKDHSTDDLEESDLFYHLGHLHQWSRPEDFNGPRRKKTRDNKTDEIDFLDQPTVNYKRVPRRGDIGIQSLDERACLTDSQIVKTLNELIVATKKVWREIELNRLETQHLRQLIENCAGCRVPLVPPTTTTAAPPPTCDYKSPCFPGADCRNTPRGPQCGACPPGYTGDGYRCAIAVVTCASKPCFRDVPCYDHADGFSCGKCPSAYIGDGIRCERRRNGCELSPCYREVECESVVYPPYYRCGPCPNGFIGNGTSCIDMNECDLAQPCHPGVRCINLRPGYRCESCPVGYIGPTTEGIGIEFAKVHKQICQDVNECENNNGGCDPYMECINTEGSYRCGACRAGFVGNQTVGCHPAHNVCPDLTTVCDLNAECVCIDINQYRCRCRVGWAGDGLLCTVDQDSDGIPDRNLRCHDRRCRVDNCPLTPNSGQEDTDQDGVGDACDPDADNDGVLNSSDNCPLVSNPGQDDTDRDGPDSVGDVCDNCPLVRNPKQEDTDGDGIGDACDNDIDNDGIPNRQDNCPKKINYDQIDSDHDRIGDVCDNCPFNPNTDQMDRDGDGVGDVCDNDSDTDRDGIQDDRDNCPDIANPGQNDNDGDGIGNECDHDIDNDGIPNYQDNCLYVYNPDQRHTHHENIGDACWNDYDNDTVINIHDNCPNNSLIWTTDFRKYVTIALDPFGIAQEDPVWRINNDGAEIQQLVNSDPGIAIGPDVFSGVDYEGTFFVDDDGDDDFVGFVFSYQDYRRFYIVTWKKSQQPYWMANPFRAVGDPGIILKLVDSSTGPGELLRNSLWHNKDTPNQVKILWRDPKKIGWKEKTSYRWQLLHRPRIGLIRFRLYQGKQLMADSGNVYDSTLKGGRLGVYCFSQEKITWSNLLYTCKETVPQSVWNELPTNLKKEIAAELSNEIRPHHRQQQREEYNFF, encoded by the exons ATGCGCTTAATCGCGACGATAGTTGTCGCGGTGCTCCTTGTTACTTATTTCGTTGATTCCAGTGTCACGCCAGATGAAG ATCTAACGACAAGTCTTCAAGAAGCATGGAGCAACGACGACTTTGCGATTACATTCTCGAACATCAAGTCAAAGAACAAAGCGTCAGAAGCAATGGTCGAAACACTTTTGGCTGTGAAATTCGGCAAATACAGAACGAAAATGATGCTAATACTCGACAGACGAACGAAACGAG TAATTCTCGAGAGTGTCCATGACGATAGACATCGAACTACCGAACACATTAACGTGGACACTTTAAGTACCAATACACCGTTGAAGAACGTAATCGTGATAGTGCATCAGAGTCAACCAAATGCTCGAATGCATGTTTACATCGACTGTGTTTATCAAGGAGCGTTGTCGCTGAAGAAAAGTTTCCAGGAGTTGGCGGATAATGAAAACAGTCCTCTTGTAGAAGCA TTTAGGGAAAGAAGAAGCTTAGTAAAGGTATATCCATCAACGTCTGTCATCGATGTGCCGAAACAAGAAAACTGTTCCAATGATTTGGCCTATACGGACACGTCATCAAATCTCCCGACGAATAAAGAGTCTCACGAATCCAATTTAAGATCCAACGACGATTGGAATCAACACGCTAAAGACTTTAACGATCATTCGCCTGGTATCGAACGATCTCATGCAACGTcgaatgaaaaacgatatcatCGTCGATCTAAAGATCATGCTCACGATTCCGACGCTCGGTCAAATATAGTTACTTATCAGATCGATGATTTCGACAATTCGGATAAATTCGAACGGTCCAACCGATACGACGACGTTAAAGAATCTCGTCGCTTAAACCGTGACCACCATTCGACAGAATCGCGTCAATCGAACCGATACAATAAACGTTTTTCCGAGGACAATCGTGGTAAAGATCATTCCACGGACGACCTCGAGGAGTCGGATTTATTTTACCATTTGGGCCATTTGCACCAGTGGTCGCGACCCGAAGACTTCAATGGACCGCGTCGTAAGAAAACCAGAGATAATAAAACCGATGAAATAGATTTTCTCGATCAACCAACTGTAAATTACAAAAGGGTTCCGAGAAGAGGAGACATAGGGATCCAGAGTTTGGACGAAAGAG cTTGTCTCACGGACAGTCAAATAGTTAAAACTCTGAACGAACTGATCGTTGCTACCAAGAAGGTCTGGAGAGAAATTGAGTTGAAT AGACTGGAAACGCAACATCTGCGACAACTAATCGAAAATTGTGCAGGCTGTCGCGTACCCCTCG TTCCACCGACGACCACAACGGCAGCTCCGCCTCCTACGTGCGATTATAAGTCACCCTGCTTCCCGGGAGCTGATTGTCGCAACACTCCACGTGGGCCACAATGCGGCGCTTGCCCCCCAGGTTATACCGGAGACGGATATCGTTGCGCTATAGCGGTCGTTACCTGTGCGAGCAAACCGTGCTTTCGCGATGTCCCTTGTTACGACCACGCGGACGGCTTCAg CTGTGGAAAATGTCCTTCCGCCTATATTGGCGATGGCATACGTTGCGAGCGTCGGAGAAACGGTTGCGAGCTAAGTCCTTGCTACCGAGAAGTAGAGTGTGAGTCAGTCGTTTACCCACCATATTACAG ATGTGGTCCATGCCCAAACGGCTTCATCGGCAATGGTACCTCATGCATCGACATGAACGAGTGCGATTTGGCACAGCCTTGTCATCCTGGAGTGCGATGTATCAATCTACGTCCTGGATATAGATGCGAATCTTGTCCGGTGGGATATATCGGGCCCACTACGGAGGGAATTGGAATAGAGTTTGCTAAGGTGCATAAACAAATATGTCAAGACGTAAACGAGTGCGAAAATAACAATGGAGGTTGCGACCCGTATATGGAATGCATCAATACAGAG GGTTCGTACAGATGCGGAGCGTGCAGGGCAGGTTTTGTAGGAAATCAAACGGTTGGCTGTCACCCTGCGCACAATGTTTGTCCAGACTTGACGACAGTTTGCGATTTAAATGCCGAGTGCGTCTGCATCGATATCAATCAGTACAGATGCAGG TGCCGTGTCGGATGGGCCGGAGATGGGCTTCTTTGCACCGTCGACCAGGACAGCGACGGAATTCCCGATAGAAATCTTCGGTGTCACGATCGACGTTGTCGCGTAGACAATTGTCCACTGACGCCAAACAGTGGCCAGGAGGACACAGACCAGGACGGCGTGGGCGATGCGTGCGATCCGGATGCTGACAACGACGGCGTACTAAATTCTTCGGATAACTGTCCCTTGGTTTCGAATCCTGGTCAGGATGATACAGACCGAGATGGGCCAGACTCGGTTGGGGATGTCTGTGATAACTGCCCCTTGGTCAGAAATCCAAAGCAAGAGGATACAGACGGTGACGGGATTGGAGACGCTTGCGACAACGATATCGATAACGATG GTATTCCAAACCGCCAAGACAACTGTCCAAAGAAGATAAACTACGATCAAATAGACTCAGACCATGACAGGATTGGTGATGTCTGCGACAACTGTCCGTTCAATCCGAATACAGATCAAATGGACAGAGACGGAGATGGAGTAGGTGATGTTTGCGATAACGACAGCGATACAGACAGGGATGGCATACAAGATGACAGAGACAACTGTCCCGATATAGCGAATCCCGGCCAAAACGACAACGACGGCGACGGTATAGGAAACGAGTGCGATCATGACATAGATAACGATGGCATACCGAATTATCAGGACAACTGCCTTTACGTGTATAATCCAGATCAGCGTCACACTCATC ATGAAAATATTGGTGACGCTTGCTGGAATGACTACGATAACGACACCGTGATAAACATTCACGACAACTGCCCTAACAACAGTTTAATCTGGACGACAGACTTTCGAAAATATGTCACGATTGCTTTGGATCCTTTTGGCATCGCTCAGGAAGATCCCGTGTGGAGGATAAACAACGATGGTGCTGAAATACAGCAGCTTGTGAACAGCGATCCTGGAATCGCTATCG gACCGGATGTATTTAGCGGCGTAGACTACGAAGGCACATttttcgtcgacgacgacggaGACGACGACTTTGTTGGTTTCGTGTTCTCTTATCAAGACTATCGTAGATTCTATATCGTAACCTGGAAGAAGAGCCAGCAGCCGTACTGGATGGCGAATCCGTTCCGTGCAGTCGGGGATCCTGGAATCATTTTGAAACTCGTCGACTCGAGCACCGGTCCCGGTGAACTtcttagaaacagtctttggCACAACAAGGACACTCCGAATCAGGTGAAGATACTTTGGCGGGACCCAAAGAAAATTGGCTGGAAGGAGAAGACCTCGTACAGGTGGCAACTGTTGCATAGGCCAAGAATTGGTTTGATTAGATTCAGGCTTTACCAAGGGAAACAATTGATGGCTGATTCCGGAAACGTTTACGATTCAACTCTGAAGGGCGGCCGACTAGGCGTATATTGCTTCTCTCAGGAAAAAATCACTTGGTCGAACCTGCTATACACGTGTAAAG aAACCGTGCCGCAATCGGTTTGGAACGAGTTGCCTACAAATTTGAAGAAGGAGATAGCTGCAGAATTGAGCAATGAAATTAGACCTCATCACAGACAACAACAACGCGAGGAATACAACTTCTTCTAA
- the LOC128878401 gene encoding cartilage oligomeric matrix protein isoform X2: MRLIATIVVAVLLVTYFVDSSVTPDEDLTTSLQEAWSNDDFAITFSNIKSKNKASEAMVETLLAVKFGKYRTKMMLILDRRTKRVILESVHDDRHRTTEHINVDTLSTNTPLKNVIVIVHQSQPNARMHVYIDCVYQGALSLKKSFQELADNENSPLVEAFRERRSLVKVYPSTSVIDVPKQENCSNDLAYTDTSSNLPTNKESHESNLRSNDDWNQHAKDFNDHSPGIERSHATSNEKRYHRRSKDHAHDSDARSNIVTYQIDDFDNSDKFERSNRYDDVKESRRLNRDHHSTESRQSNRYNKRFSEDNRGKDHSTDDLEESDLFYHLGHLHQWSRPEDFNGPRRKKTRDNKTDEIDFLDQPTVNYKRVPRRGDIGIQSLDERACLTDSQIVKTLNELIVATKKVWREIELNRLETQHLRQLIENCAGCRVPLVPPTTTTAAPPPTCDYKSPCFPGADCRNTPRGPQCGACPPGYTGDGYRCAIAVVTCASKPCFRDVPCYDHADGFRCGPCPNGFIGNGTSCIDMNECDLAQPCHPGVRCINLRPGYRCESCPVGYIGPTTEGIGIEFAKVHKQICQDVNECENNNGGCDPYMECINTEGSYRCGACRAGFVGNQTVGCHPAHNVCPDLTTVCDLNAECVCIDINQYRCRCRVGWAGDGLLCTVDQDSDGIPDRNLRCHDRRCRVDNCPLTPNSGQEDTDQDGVGDACDPDADNDGVLNSSDNCPLVSNPGQDDTDRDGPDSVGDVCDNCPLVRNPKQEDTDGDGIGDACDNDIDNDGIPNRQDNCPKKINYDQIDSDHDRIGDVCDNCPFNPNTDQMDRDGDGVGDVCDNDSDTDRDGIQDDRDNCPDIANPGQNDNDGDGIGNECDHDIDNDGIPNYQDNCLYVYNPDQRHTHHENIGDACWNDYDNDTVINIHDNCPNNSLIWTTDFRKYVTIALDPFGIAQEDPVWRINNDGAEIQQLVNSDPGIAIGPDVFSGVDYEGTFFVDDDGDDDFVGFVFSYQDYRRFYIVTWKKSQQPYWMANPFRAVGDPGIILKLVDSSTGPGELLRNSLWHNKDTPNQVKILWRDPKKIGWKEKTSYRWQLLHRPRIGLIRFRLYQGKQLMADSGNVYDSTLKGGRLGVYCFSQEKITWSNLLYTCKETVPQSVWNELPTNLKKEIAAELSNEIRPHHRQQQREEYNFF; encoded by the exons ATGCGCTTAATCGCGACGATAGTTGTCGCGGTGCTCCTTGTTACTTATTTCGTTGATTCCAGTGTCACGCCAGATGAAG ATCTAACGACAAGTCTTCAAGAAGCATGGAGCAACGACGACTTTGCGATTACATTCTCGAACATCAAGTCAAAGAACAAAGCGTCAGAAGCAATGGTCGAAACACTTTTGGCTGTGAAATTCGGCAAATACAGAACGAAAATGATGCTAATACTCGACAGACGAACGAAACGAG TAATTCTCGAGAGTGTCCATGACGATAGACATCGAACTACCGAACACATTAACGTGGACACTTTAAGTACCAATACACCGTTGAAGAACGTAATCGTGATAGTGCATCAGAGTCAACCAAATGCTCGAATGCATGTTTACATCGACTGTGTTTATCAAGGAGCGTTGTCGCTGAAGAAAAGTTTCCAGGAGTTGGCGGATAATGAAAACAGTCCTCTTGTAGAAGCA TTTAGGGAAAGAAGAAGCTTAGTAAAGGTATATCCATCAACGTCTGTCATCGATGTGCCGAAACAAGAAAACTGTTCCAATGATTTGGCCTATACGGACACGTCATCAAATCTCCCGACGAATAAAGAGTCTCACGAATCCAATTTAAGATCCAACGACGATTGGAATCAACACGCTAAAGACTTTAACGATCATTCGCCTGGTATCGAACGATCTCATGCAACGTcgaatgaaaaacgatatcatCGTCGATCTAAAGATCATGCTCACGATTCCGACGCTCGGTCAAATATAGTTACTTATCAGATCGATGATTTCGACAATTCGGATAAATTCGAACGGTCCAACCGATACGACGACGTTAAAGAATCTCGTCGCTTAAACCGTGACCACCATTCGACAGAATCGCGTCAATCGAACCGATACAATAAACGTTTTTCCGAGGACAATCGTGGTAAAGATCATTCCACGGACGACCTCGAGGAGTCGGATTTATTTTACCATTTGGGCCATTTGCACCAGTGGTCGCGACCCGAAGACTTCAATGGACCGCGTCGTAAGAAAACCAGAGATAATAAAACCGATGAAATAGATTTTCTCGATCAACCAACTGTAAATTACAAAAGGGTTCCGAGAAGAGGAGACATAGGGATCCAGAGTTTGGACGAAAGAG cTTGTCTCACGGACAGTCAAATAGTTAAAACTCTGAACGAACTGATCGTTGCTACCAAGAAGGTCTGGAGAGAAATTGAGTTGAAT AGACTGGAAACGCAACATCTGCGACAACTAATCGAAAATTGTGCAGGCTGTCGCGTACCCCTCG TTCCACCGACGACCACAACGGCAGCTCCGCCTCCTACGTGCGATTATAAGTCACCCTGCTTCCCGGGAGCTGATTGTCGCAACACTCCACGTGGGCCACAATGCGGCGCTTGCCCCCCAGGTTATACCGGAGACGGATATCGTTGCGCTATAGCGGTCGTTACCTGTGCGAGCAAACCGTGCTTTCGCGATGTCCCTTGTTACGACCACGCGGACGGCTTCAg ATGTGGTCCATGCCCAAACGGCTTCATCGGCAATGGTACCTCATGCATCGACATGAACGAGTGCGATTTGGCACAGCCTTGTCATCCTGGAGTGCGATGTATCAATCTACGTCCTGGATATAGATGCGAATCTTGTCCGGTGGGATATATCGGGCCCACTACGGAGGGAATTGGAATAGAGTTTGCTAAGGTGCATAAACAAATATGTCAAGACGTAAACGAGTGCGAAAATAACAATGGAGGTTGCGACCCGTATATGGAATGCATCAATACAGAG GGTTCGTACAGATGCGGAGCGTGCAGGGCAGGTTTTGTAGGAAATCAAACGGTTGGCTGTCACCCTGCGCACAATGTTTGTCCAGACTTGACGACAGTTTGCGATTTAAATGCCGAGTGCGTCTGCATCGATATCAATCAGTACAGATGCAGG TGCCGTGTCGGATGGGCCGGAGATGGGCTTCTTTGCACCGTCGACCAGGACAGCGACGGAATTCCCGATAGAAATCTTCGGTGTCACGATCGACGTTGTCGCGTAGACAATTGTCCACTGACGCCAAACAGTGGCCAGGAGGACACAGACCAGGACGGCGTGGGCGATGCGTGCGATCCGGATGCTGACAACGACGGCGTACTAAATTCTTCGGATAACTGTCCCTTGGTTTCGAATCCTGGTCAGGATGATACAGACCGAGATGGGCCAGACTCGGTTGGGGATGTCTGTGATAACTGCCCCTTGGTCAGAAATCCAAAGCAAGAGGATACAGACGGTGACGGGATTGGAGACGCTTGCGACAACGATATCGATAACGATG GTATTCCAAACCGCCAAGACAACTGTCCAAAGAAGATAAACTACGATCAAATAGACTCAGACCATGACAGGATTGGTGATGTCTGCGACAACTGTCCGTTCAATCCGAATACAGATCAAATGGACAGAGACGGAGATGGAGTAGGTGATGTTTGCGATAACGACAGCGATACAGACAGGGATGGCATACAAGATGACAGAGACAACTGTCCCGATATAGCGAATCCCGGCCAAAACGACAACGACGGCGACGGTATAGGAAACGAGTGCGATCATGACATAGATAACGATGGCATACCGAATTATCAGGACAACTGCCTTTACGTGTATAATCCAGATCAGCGTCACACTCATC ATGAAAATATTGGTGACGCTTGCTGGAATGACTACGATAACGACACCGTGATAAACATTCACGACAACTGCCCTAACAACAGTTTAATCTGGACGACAGACTTTCGAAAATATGTCACGATTGCTTTGGATCCTTTTGGCATCGCTCAGGAAGATCCCGTGTGGAGGATAAACAACGATGGTGCTGAAATACAGCAGCTTGTGAACAGCGATCCTGGAATCGCTATCG gACCGGATGTATTTAGCGGCGTAGACTACGAAGGCACATttttcgtcgacgacgacggaGACGACGACTTTGTTGGTTTCGTGTTCTCTTATCAAGACTATCGTAGATTCTATATCGTAACCTGGAAGAAGAGCCAGCAGCCGTACTGGATGGCGAATCCGTTCCGTGCAGTCGGGGATCCTGGAATCATTTTGAAACTCGTCGACTCGAGCACCGGTCCCGGTGAACTtcttagaaacagtctttggCACAACAAGGACACTCCGAATCAGGTGAAGATACTTTGGCGGGACCCAAAGAAAATTGGCTGGAAGGAGAAGACCTCGTACAGGTGGCAACTGTTGCATAGGCCAAGAATTGGTTTGATTAGATTCAGGCTTTACCAAGGGAAACAATTGATGGCTGATTCCGGAAACGTTTACGATTCAACTCTGAAGGGCGGCCGACTAGGCGTATATTGCTTCTCTCAGGAAAAAATCACTTGGTCGAACCTGCTATACACGTGTAAAG aAACCGTGCCGCAATCGGTTTGGAACGAGTTGCCTACAAATTTGAAGAAGGAGATAGCTGCAGAATTGAGCAATGAAATTAGACCTCATCACAGACAACAACAACGCGAGGAATACAACTTCTTCTAA